In a single window of the Vitis vinifera cultivar Pinot Noir 40024 chromosome 6, ASM3070453v1 genome:
- the LOC104878156 gene encoding probable LRR receptor-like serine/threonine-protein kinase At1g07650, whose amino-acid sequence MSNVGIKRPCECTIAHDISLENVSRMHELSEAFHAISLRHTCLMSILEQFSKLSSRAGDLSFNKLNGEIPNLDGLTNVEVMCLTGNRLNGNIPDGIKGRQSRTNLFRSFSEEGNLELGGCLENYPCQKDRYSLHINCGGEKSIVGNVVYEGDQYEGGAAKFHPMTDYWGFSSTGHFWDHNRTINDYTAQNVSVLGMNHSGLYTRARLSPLSFTYYGRCLADGNYTVKIHFA is encoded by the exons ATGAGCAATGTTG GGATAAAGCGTCCCTGTGAGTGTACCATTGCCCAT gatATATCACTGGAAAATGTTTCAAGAATGCATGAGCTTTCAGAAGCCTTCCATGCTATTTCCTTAAGACACACATGCCTCATGTCTATCTTGGAGCAGTTTAGTAAACTGAGTTCTAGGGCCGG AGATCTCAGCTTCAACAAGTTGAACGGAGAGATTCCAAATCTTGATGGCCTAACAAACGTGGAGGTCAT GTGTCTGACAGGCAACCGGCTTAATGGAAATATTCCAGATGGAATCAAGGGAAGGCAGAGCCGCAC GAACTTGTTCAGAAGCTTTTCTGAGGAGGGGAACTT AGAACTTGGTGGGTGCCTGGAAAACTATCCTTGTCAAAAAG ATCGTTATTCATTGCATATAAATTGTGGTGGAGAGAAATCTATTGTTGGAAATGTTGTTTATGAAGGGGATCAATATGAAGGAGGTGCAGCAAAATTTCATCCTATGACTGATTATTGGGGATTTAGTAGCACTGGACACTTCTGGGATCATAACAGAACCATAAATGATTACACAGCACAAAATGTATCCGTACTTGGAATGAACCACTCTGGGTTGTACACCAGAGCACGACTTTCTCCTCTATCTTTTACTTACTATGGGCGCTGCTTAGCAGATGGGAACTATACAGTAAAAATTCACTTTGCATAG